The following is a genomic window from uncultured Propionivibrio sp..
GAGCTTGTCGAGCAGGGCACGCAGTTCTTCCCGGCTCGGCGGTGTCTTGAGGTAATCGATGATATCGGCCTCAAGCGCGCGACCGGCAATCAGGTCGCAGGCGGAACGGCTCTTAGAGCAACGGGGGTTGTGGTAGATGACGATCTGCGATTTTTCCATGGTCTTCGTTTCAGTTGTCGGTGTTCGCTTGGACAGGTGTGGCATGGCGGGGTTCGTGCTCAGTCGCGGGCGATCGAGCGGAGTCCGTCGAGAAGCGACTGGACGGTGGCCGAGCGCTCGAAGCGCCGATGCACGACGATCAGCCAGGAGTGATATTCCTCACGGAGCGGAATATAGCGCACACCGGGAAACTGGATCGGGGTCAGGATATCGATCAGCAGACTGACGCCGAAGCCGGCCGCGATCAGGCTGATCATGGTGCCGACTTCGGTGACGTGCTGGGTGACACGTGGCGTGAAGCCAGACTGCCGGCAGACGTCGATCAGGTCGTGGCCCAGGCCGATGCCTTCCGGATCGAGAAAAGAGACGAAGTCGTCGTCGGCGAGTTCAGCCAGGGAAATCGATGTGGCGGATGCCATCCGGTGGCTGTCGGGGATGGCAGCGAGAATGCGCTGCCGCGACAAGGGGAAGTGGTCGACGCCCTCGGGCAGGCGGTTGGGCAGCGGCGCGCGGACGACCGCAAGATCGAGTTCGCGCTGCGGCACGGCGTCGATTTGCCGGAGAATCGGCAGTTCGTGCATGGCCAGATGGACGCCGGGGTGCTGCTTGCGGAATGCCGACAGAAGATGCGGAAAAGGCTGGTCGAACATGGCCGAACCGACGATGCCGATATCGATGCGTCCAGCTTCGCCGCGCCCGATGTCGCGCGCCCGACGGGTGGCGCGCTCGGCGTGTTCGAGCACGTTACGCGCTTCGTCGAAAAACGCCTGCCCGGCTTCCGTCAGTTCGATGCGCCTTTTCGTGCGCAGAAAGAGCCGGGTGCCGAGCTGGGTTTCGAGCGACTTGATCTGTTGGCTCAGGGCCGGTTGCGCAATGCCCAGGCGCTCGGCGGCGCGCGCGACGTGCAATTCCTCGGCGGTGGTCACAAAGTATCGGAATTGCCGAAAATCCATGCCCACACCTCCTTTTTGATAAGTTTATCGTATCAATTTTGGTGTTTTAATACAATTGATGGTGGTTTAAAAAGCCGGATAATGGCCGCTCGTGAAACGGTTTCGTTCCGACGCCGCCACATCGGGCTAACATCCTCCTCGAAAAAGTTGTTGCCTGGGTCGTCGGACTTTTTATTCTTGCCATGGCCTCCTCCTCTCTGAATCTTGCGCTTGACGCGCCCCATCCGGTTTTTTCCAATCGCTCGCTGGTGTTCGCGCTGGCAACCTTGTGCTGCCTGTTCTGGGGGAGTTCGTATCCGGCGATCAAGGGTGGCTATGCGCTGTTCGAGGTGGTGCGTGGCGACATCCCGTCCACCTTGCTGTTCGCCGGTTGGCGGTTTACCTTGGCAGGTCTCGTGCTGCTCGCTTTCGCCCGTGTCGGCGGGGCGTCGTTGCGCCTGTCGCGGCGGCACTGGCAGGGTGTAGTGTCCTTGGGCCTGGCGCAGACGACCGTGCATTATGTGTTCTTTTACGTCGGTCTGGCCAATACGACCGGCGTCAAGAGCTCGGTGCTGAATGGCGCCGTGTCCTTCTTCGGCGTGTTTCTCGCGCACTACTTCGTTCAGGGAGAGCGCGTCACTTTGGCGAAGGTGCTCGGTTGTATCGTCGGATTCCTCGGCGTGCTGGCCGTCAATTTCAATCCGGAATTGCTCGATCTCAGTTTTACGCTCCTCGGCGAGGGCTTCGTCCTCATCGCGGCGTTCATCATGGCGGCCGGCATGGTTCATGGCAAAAGCATTTCGCGGACGCTCGACTCGACGGTCATGACGGGGTATCAGTTGTTCATCGGCGGCAGCGTCCTGCTGTTTGCCGGCACCGTATCAGGTGGGCATCTCGCGGCATTGACGCCGGCGTCGGCGGCGCTGATGGCTTTCCTTGTCTTCAATTCGTCAGTGGCCTTGTCGTTATGGAGCGTACTGCTCAAGTACAACGGCGTCGGCATGATCAGCGTCTTCAATTTCCTCGTGCCGATTTTTGGCGCGGTCCTCTCGGCCTGGTTCCTGAACGAATCAGTCCTTGAATGGAAAAACCTGGTGGCCTTGCTGCTCGTCTGTTCCGGGATCTGGTTGGTCAATCGCCGGCGTTGAATCCTCGGGGGGGCTTCACAATCAACCGCCGCCTAGCGCTGCGCCCTGCCAGTCCTTGGCGCAATCAACGCTTGTTTGTGGACGCTCGCTAGGCCCGTATCGCCAGTTTTTCCTGCGCCATGCGAATGAACTGCTGGCACGGGATCGGTGGCGAGTAGAAATAGCCCTGGATCGTCGTGCAGCCATTGTTTTCGAGGTAGGCGATCTGGGTTTCCGTCTCGACGCCTTCGGCCACCAGTTGCAGGTTGAGCCCACGGGCGATCGAGATGATCGCCAGGATGACCGGGTAATGGCCCTGCTCGCTTTCGATGGCGCGAACGAAGGCCTGATCGATCTTGATCTTGTGAACCGGGAATCGGTGCAGGTAGGACAGCGACGAGTAACCGGTGCCAAAGTCGTCGATGGCGATATTGACGCCCAGTGACGAAAGTTTGTGCAGTTGTTCTATGGCGTGCAGCGGGCTGCGGATACAGAGGTTTTCGGTGATTTCGGCTTCGACCTGCGATGGTGCGATGCCGTAATGGGCGAGCGTTGCGCTGATCTTGTCGAAGCAATCGCGGTGATCGAGGTATTGCGGCGAGATGTTGAAGGACACCGGCATCGCGTCCAGACCTGCCGCCTTCCATTTGAGAAGATCGCGGCACAATGCTGATAGCATCCAGTCGCTGATCGGGATCATCAGGCCGTTTTCTTCAGCGAACGGCAGGAATTCTCCGGCGCTGACGAGTCCACGTTCGGGATGGTTCCAGCGCATCAGTGCTTCGGCCCCGATGATCTCGCCGTTGCGGCTGTCGACGTGCGGCTGGTAATACAGTTCGAATTCGTTGCTGTCCAGCGCGTGCCGCAGATCCTTTTCGAGTACGACCTTCTGGTAGGTGGCGACAAGCATCGACGGGTCGAAAAAGGAGTAGCCGTTCTTGCCGCTGCCCTTGATGTGGTACATGGCGATGTCGGCATGACGGAGCAATTCGTCGATCGACTCGCCGTCGTGCGGGTACACGGCGATGCCGATACTGGCCGAGATGTAGAGTTCGATGCCGTCGAGGAAAAAGGGGTGGCGCAGCGCCTCGAGGAATTTCGCGCTGATGATCTCGGCATCCTGCCGGCTATGGAGTTCGGGCAGAACGACGGTGAACTCGTCGCCGCCGACGCGGGCCAGCGTGTCGCTCTTGCGCAGGCAATCCTTCAAGCGTGCCGCGGCTTGCTGGAGCAGTTCGTCACCCTTGACGTGTCCGAGCGTATCGTTGATCAGTTTGAAGCGGTCGAGGTCAATGAACATTACCGCGACGTCGCAGCACTTCCGTTGCGATTGCGCGATGGCGAGTCCCAGCCGGTCCTTGAACAGGATGCGGTTGGGCAGGTCGGTAAGAATGTCGTGGTAAGCCTGGTAGGAGATCAGTTGTTCGGCGCGCTTGCGTTCGGTGATGTCGCGCGCAACGCCGTAGGTGCCGAAATACTGCCGGTTCTGCGCCATCCGGTCCTGCGAGTACATGCCCATCGAATTGAATGAGATGGTCATGAACGTGTTGTCGAAGGTGCGTTCGTCGTCCTGGTGCAGGTTCTTGAGGCGCAGTTCGATGTTGCGCGAGGCGCGTTCGCCGACGCGTCGTTCGTTGAATACGTAACGAGCGCGCTCGAGATCCTCGTCGTGAACGATGGCCGAATAGTGCTCGCCGATCAGTTCTGTCGGCGTGTATCCGAGCAGTTTCTGGATGCGGCTATTGACGTAGGTGAACCGGCCGTCGGGGTCTAGCGTGTAGATGATGTCGGGAGAACTGTCGACGAGGTAACGATACAACTTCTCGGAACATTCGAGTTGCCAGGAAATCCGCTGGTTTTCGCCTTCCAGACGTCTTTGCGCGAGTGCGTGCTGGACGGTCTTGAGCAGGTCGGTGCGCGAATAGGGTTTGCGCAGGTAATCGTAGGCACCTTGTTTCATTGCCGATACGGCGCCTTCGATGTCGGTTTCGCCGCTGACGATGATGACCTTGGTTTGCGGCGTGTTGGCGCAAACGAAGGCCATGATGTCGTGCCCGCTGCAGTCGGGCAGTCGCAGGTCGAGCAGGATCAGGTCGAATTGTCGTTGTTGCAGATGTGCGTACGCTTCGGCGCCCGACGCAGCCGTCGAGAGTTCGTAGGCTTCAGCGTCGAGCAAGGCGACCAGACTGTCGAGCATGCGGGGTTCGTCGTCGACGAGCAACAGTTGCGGCTTTCCCTGAGCGCCGTCAGGTGCGGCGGAGGTCTCCGGTTCGCGGGGCCGGAGCGCCTCTTCGATGGCGGCGGAGTCTTCGGTCGAAATCAGGTGAATCATGGCGCGATCTCCCCGGCAGGGGGTTCCGGTTTGATGTTGGCTGCGGCGGGGAAGAGCATGTCGAACGTCGTTCCCCGGGCGCTGCTGCGGCAGGAGATATGTCCACCGGTGTGCTTGATGAGGTCATGAACGATGGAGAGGCCGAGTCCCTGGTGCGTGCCGCCCTTTTTTGTACTTACCGGCGTGAAGAGCGAGGACAGCGTTTCCGGAGGAACTCCCGGTCCGTTGTCACGAACACTGAGTTCGACGTAGTGTTGCCCGTCGCGATGGACGCTGCCCTTGTTGGCGAGGACGACCTCGCCGCCTTCGGGAATGGCTTCAATGGCATTCTTGACGAGATTGATGAAGACTTGCTTCAGCGCTCCGGCAGCGCAGGCGACCTCGCAGCGCTCCTCCTCGACTTCGGCGCTCACCAGCGTGGCCGATTTTGATCCGCGCGTATCGGCGAACATGCGAACGACATTGCGGATGATGGCGTTGGCATCGGTTGCCATCGAGTCGTCGCTGTCGGCGTTGATGAGATGGCTGACGCGGTCGACTTCTTCGTGCAAGACAGTGATTTCCTTGGCGCCGATCTGGTGCTTGTCGAGCTTGCCTTCGAGAACGCCGAGGTAGTTCTTGATTATCGAAAGTGCGTTGTTGCTTTCGTGCACGATCTTTCTCGGCATCGTGCCGGCATCGCCACCTTGGCGTATGCCGGGCACTCCGTCTGCAACGACGTCAGACGCGTCCAGGGCAGTGCCTGCCTGGGCGCCAAAGGTGTGCAGGAATCGTTCGCGGCTACGCAGCCCCGGAATCTGGGCGCGATGGATGCCACCGAGCAGAATGCCGAGCGGTTTGCCGGCGTGCGCTACCGGGATGCTGATCAGACCGTCGCAACCAAGGAGCCGCATCAGCTGGCTTTCGGCAAGGTCGAGCGATTCCGGCTCGTGTTCGATGATGACGGCTTGCTGCGATCTTGCCGCTTGCGACAGGCGGCTGGTGCCGGCGGTACGCAGGGCGAAACCGTTCAGGCGTTGCCGGTGTTCCGTCGTCGGTGTGCCGATCAATGCATCGCCGTTGGCATTCAAACGGAAAAGGATGATTTCCTCGATGCCGAACAGGATGCGGCTCGAGCCGGCAATGGCTTCCATGACGGCCGCCAGCGGCTTTCGCCGGGCGGCGAGCGACTGATGCAGTTCCTTTGCCAGCATCGCATTCCGTACTTCCTCGGCGAGCGCCTGCTGGACGGTTTCTTGTGGCGATTGCGGCACGGCACCAGGCTCGTCCGGATGCGCGTCGGCGTTCTTTTCGGCGAGCCGGGCCAGTTGTCCGGCGATTTCCCAGCCATCGGTCGGAACGACGAGGTCGTCGGCACCGTTGAGGTCGATGCCGAGGGCATCTGCGTAGTCGCGGACTTTGCCGTGGCTATGCTCACGGATCGCGGCGATGTCCGCGGGCGCGACGCCGCAGGCCGCCGCGGTCCCCGTCAACATTTCGTCGTCATCAGGACGCAGGCTGATCAGATGCGCGAGGATGACGGTGCGGACGAGCGGATGCGCGTTGTCGATGGCGGCGCTGCGATGGTGATAGAGCAGGCAGTCGGACAGGAAGGAGTCGAGATTCCATCGGTCGGCGAGAATGGCGCCGGCTTCGGTGTGATTCAGGTTGAGCTGTCCGGATTCAACGTCGGGGAGGCGGTCGTCGTCGCTGGCGAAGAAAAGGAAGGCGAATTCATGATCGGTGGCGGAGAGCAGCGCCAGACGCCCGACATCGTGGAGCAATCCCGCCAGATAGGCTTCTTCCGGATTGACTGCGCCGGAATCGGCGGCGAGAGATTTGGCAATGACGGCAACGGTCAGCGAATGTTTCCAGAAGGCGCGCAGATCGATGCCGTTGGTCTGGTTCATCGAGTTGAATACCTGGAAGACGGATTCGTTGATGACCAGCGTCCGGATCATGTCGGTACCGAGCGTCGCCAGTGCGGATTCGAGGCCGAGCGTCCTGCCGTTGCGATGGAAGGCGGAGCTGTTGGCGACGCCGAGTACCTTGCTCGTGATGCCAGGATCCTTGGCAATCAGGTCGGCGAGTTCGCTCATGCCCGTGCCCTCGTTCTGACAGCGTTCCATCAGCTTGAGGAGTATCTGCGGCATGGCCGGCAAGCGGGCAGAGAGCAGACGGCTGCGAATATCGTTGGAGACCTGTTGCATCGTTCTCGTTGTACTGGCGAAAGACTGCGAAAACGTCTGGTCAGCGAAGCCTCGTATCGCGACGTGATGACAGACGTCTAATGACATTCAATCGCGGATTATAGGCCTGAAATCAAACATTTCAAGGCGTTTTTTCACGTTTTTTCTATAATTTATGCCAGTTTTGTCAGGGTGCGACACCCGGCGTGATTCGTGGCGAAATCGTCGCTTATTCGGCGCGTAGCGCGTCCACCGGGTCGAGCCGTGCTGCCCGGCGCGCCGGAAGCACACCGGCAAGCAGTCCAATGGTGATGGCGACGAGTTCGGCCGTGAGGACGAAGGCGATCGGCGTATGGACCGGCAGGGCCGGCACGAGCAGATGAATGAGTTGCGCCAGACCGATGCCGAGGGCCAGTCCGACGGCGCCGCCGAGGGCCGAAAGCGCCACCGCTTCGCCGAGGAACAGGCCCAGGATCGTTCGCCGCGGGGCGCCGAGTGCGACGAGCAATCCGATTTCGCTGGTGCGTTCGGCGACGGCGATGGTCATGATCGTGACGATGCCGACGCCGCCGACGAGCAGCGAGATGCTGCCGAGTGCGCCGACGGCCAGCGTCAGGATGTCGAGAATCTTCGAGAGGGTGCGCAGCATGTCTTCCTGCGTGGTGATCGTGAAGTCCTCGCGGCCGTGGCGCGCCTTGAGCAGCGTCCTGGCCGCGGCGGCGACGCGTGACGCCGCGATGCCTTCGTCGTAGGAAAGGACGAGCGTCATGAGCCCGTCGCGGTTGAACATTTCGAGTGCACGTGCGGTCGGGATGTAGGCGAGTTCGTCGAGGTCGATGCCGAGGAACTGTCCCTTCGGTTCGAGCACGCCGATGACGCGGAACTGGTAGTTGCTGATGGTGATGCGCGCGCCGAGTGCGCTTTCGGCGCCGAACAGTTCGGTCTTCAACTTGGCGCCGAGAACGACGAAGGGGCGGGCGTTTTCGCTCTCCTCCTTCGGGAAGAATTGGCCGGAGGCAATCCGGATCTGGTAGATCTTCGGCATGTCGGCGCCTTCGCCATAGACGGAGGTGCGGCGGACGCGGCCGTTGCCGCGGACTTCAGTGTTGCCCCAGACGACGCCGCTGATGCCGGCCACGTGAGGCAGGCGTTCCAGGGCGCGCGCATCGTCGAGCGTCAGCGGCCGCACCGACGACGGGATGCCAGTGGGGCTGGGGCCGGTAGTCTTGACCTTGCCCGGTTCGATCATGATCAGGTTGGTCCCGAACTGGGTGAATTCGGAGAGGACGAAGCGGTGAATGCCTTCGCCGATCGAGGTGAGCAGGATGACGGCGGCAATGCCGACGGCGATGCCGAGCAGCGTCAGGAAGCTGCGCAGGCGGTGGGCGACGATCGCGCGCAGGGCCAGGTGGATGGCATCGACGGGGCGGATCATGTCAGCGCCTGCCCAGGGCGAGGACCGGGTCGAGCCGCGCGGCCTGGCGCGCCGGCAGTACGCCGAAGAGGATGCCGGTGATCAGCGCCGTGCCGAGGCCGGCCAGGATCGCCCAGTCGGGCGGGTAGGCGGGGAAGGTCGGGTACAGATGGCGCAACAGTGCCGCGCCGCCCTCGCCGAGCAGATAGCCGATCAGGGCGCCGGTCATCGAGAGCATCGCCGCTTCGACGATGAAGGCCGTCCGGATTGTCGCGGCGGTGGCGCCGAGCGCCTTGAGCAGGCCGATCTCGGCGGTGCGCTGGGTGACCGAGACGAGCATCACGTTCATCACCAGGATGCCGGCGACCGCCAGGCTGATCGCGGCGATGCCGGCAACCGCCAGGGTGAGGGCGCCGAGCAGCTTGTCGAAAGTGGCGAGGACAGCGTCCTGGGTGATGACCGTGACATCTTCCTCGCCCTCGTGGCGCTGCTTGATGATGTCGGTGACCTGTGTCTTGGCCGTCTCGATCGCTTCGCGACTGTGCGCTTCGACGAGGATGCGGAACAGCGTGTTGCTGTTGAACATCGCCTGCGCCAGCGATACCGGGACGATCACCAGTTCGTCGGTGTTCATGCCGAGTCCTTGTCCGGTGGCGGCCATGACGCCAACGACGCGGAAGCGCCGGTCGCCGACGCGGACGAGTTGGCCGAGCGCCGGCGTGGCGGGGAAAAGCTCCTCGCGCACCTTGGCGCCGATGATGGCTTCATTGGCGCCGCGACGCCAGTCGCTTGCGGCGAGAAAGCGGCCCTGGGCGAGTTCGAGGCGACGCACATCGATGAATTCGGCGGTCGTACCGGCGACCATGACTTCGCGCAGCTTGCCGCCGACACTGATCTCGGAGGTGCCGACGGCGAGCGGGGCGAGACGGCGGACGGCGCTCGCGCGCAGCAATGCCTGGGCGTCGTCGACGGTGAGATCGCGCGGCGTGTTGGTGATGGCGTTGCCGGGATTGAAGCCGCCTGTCTGCGAGCGGCCGGGCAGGACGATGACGAGGTTGGTGCCGAGCGACGAGAACTCGCCAACGACATAACGCCGGGCGCCGTCGCCGAGCGCGGTGAGCACGACGACGGCGGCGACGCCGATGGCCATCGCCAGGATCAGCAGGGCGGTGCGCAGCGGATTGCCGGCGGCGGCACCGCGCGCGAAGCCGATCAGGTCGGGGAGGCGCATGTGCGTTCGTCGCGGCGCAGGCTGCCGTCTTCCATGTGCAGTTGGCGGCGCGCGCGGGCGCCGAGCACCAAATCGTGGGTGACGATGATCAGCGTCACGCCTTGGCTGTTGAGCTCCTCGAGCAGGCGCATGACGTCTTCGCCGGTGGCACGGTCGAGGTTGCCGGTCGGTTCGTCGGCAAGGATCATCGCCGGCTGCATGATCGTCGCCCGGGCGATGGCGACGCGCTGTCGCTGTCCGCCGGAGAGTTCGTTCGGGCGGTGATTGGCGCGGTTGGCGAGGCCGTAGTCGGCGAGCGCGCGGGTGACGCGGCGCTGGCGCTCGTCGGGAGGAATGCCCGCCAGCGTCATCGGCAGCGCGATGTTTTCGGCGGCGGTCAGGCGCGGCACCAGGTGAAAACTCTGGAAGACGAAGCCGATGCGCTGGCTGCGCACGCGTGCCTGCTCTTCCGGCGACAGCGTCGTGACATCGCGCCCTTCGAGGCGGTAGCTGCCGGCGTTCGGATGGTCGAGCAGGCCGAGCAGGTTGAGCAGCGTCGACTTGCCCGAGCCCGATGGCCCCATGACGGCGACGTACTCACCGGCGTCGACGCTGAGATTCAGGTGGGTGAGGGCATGCACCGCGCTGTCGCCGAGCTGGAAGACGCGCTCGATGCCCGCGAGTTCGATCAGGGCTGCCATGACAGAGGCCTACTTGCCGGCGGGCGTCGTTTCGACGACGTACGGAACGCCAGCCTTGACGCCGACGCGTTCGAGCGAGGTGACGACGCGCTCGCCGGCCGCCAGGCCGCTGATGACTTCGGTGTATTCCCAGTTGGAAAGTCCTGTTTTGACGACGCGGTCTTCGAGCTTGCCCTGGCTGCCGGCGATCAGGACGTGTCCGCCTTCGAGCAGGGCGGAAGTCGGCACGCGCACGACATCGGGCCGGGCGTCGAGAATGACTTCGACATCGGCGCTGTAACCGACGAGCAGCTTGCCCGGCGCGCTCGGGTCGTCGAAGAGCGCTTCGATATCGACGGTGCGCGCCTGCTTTTCGACGGCCGTGATGTAGGGCGCGACGCGTTTGACCTTGCCGGGGAAACTCCGTTTGGGCAGGGCGTCAAGGCTGATGCGCACGGCTTGTCCGGCGACAATCTTGGGCGCATCGACTTCGTCCATCGGCGCCTTGACGTAGAGGCAGCTGTCGTCGATCAGGTCGATCGCCGGCGGCGTCGGCACGCCGGGGGGCGAAGGCGTCGAGTATTCGCCGACCTCGCCGACGATCTTGGCGATCGTGCCGTCGAAGGGGGCGTAGAGCACGGTTCGTCCCTGTTCGATGCGGGTGGCATTGACCTTGGCCTGGAACTGGATGACGTCGGCCTTGGCTGCGTCGCAGCTGGCACGACGCGCCTGCGCTTCGGTGCGGGCCGATTCTTCCTTCGAGGTGGAGACGAAGCCGCGTTCGCGCAGCGAGGTCTGGCGGGTCGCCTCGCGTTCGGCGTTGTCGGCCTGGAAGCAGGCTTCGGCGACGCGCTGGCGGGCAGTGGCGACCTGGGTCTCGGCGAGCACGCGCTGTGCCTGCTGGTCGTCGTTCCAGAGCTTCATCAGGAGTTGCCCCTTCCTGACGCGGTCGCCTTCCTTGACGGCGAGGATCTCGATGCGTCCGCCCATGATGGTCGACAGCTTGGTGCGCTGGCAGGCTTCGACGCTGCCAGCGCGCGTGTTGGCGATGCTGGCTTCGACTTTGCCGCGATCGATTTCCTTGACCAGCACGGCGATCGGCTGGGGGCGGCCGAACCAGGCGACGGCGGCGGCAACGGCGGCGACGGCCGCGAGGACGATCAGTGAGCGGCGGGCGAGCGGCGACATGGGTGGTCCGGTGGCGGGTCAGTTGCGGGGATGGATCGGGCGGGCCGAGGTGATGAAGGTCAGCGTCCGTTCCGGCTGGATGTCGGCGTGCAAGGCCTCGACCAGCGGCGGATTGACGGTGGTATCGGCACTCCACGAGATCAGGAAATTGGCGCCCGACCCGCCGGTGACATCGCTGCGCGGGACGAAGAGTTCGTGCGTGCCGAGCGGCGGGATGGTCACGGCCTTGGGCACATAGTCCTTGATCAGCTTGCCGTCGGTGTCGTAGTAGCGCGCGTAGTGGAGCGTCAGCGGCTTGCCGCTGTTGGTGTTGCGGATGGCGACGTGGGCCGAGAGCAGTGTCTGCACCGGCTTGCCCTGCGCATCAAGGTCGCCATGGTAAATGTGCGAGTAGATCGGCAGGTAGAGCAACTGGCTCATTACCGAGGGCAGCGACTGGGCATTCGCCGCGCTGGCGAGACTCAGTGCGACGATGGCAATGACATGAACAAAAAATCGGACGCTGCGCGGCATGGGTGTTTCCTTTGACGAATGTCCGGCCTCCGGTGGCAGGACGCCGATGGAACGGCTCGGAAAAAACTGTCGACAAGTGTAGCGCATTGACTTGGGGGGTGTTCATCATCAAGCGCAGGTTGCGCAAGGGGCTGGCGCTGGTGGGCAGCGCCAGCCTGCGCATTCGTCGCGCTTGGCGGATAATGCGTGG
Proteins encoded in this region:
- a CDS encoding LysR substrate-binding domain-containing protein encodes the protein MDFRQFRYFVTTAEELHVARAAERLGIAQPALSQQIKSLETQLGTRLFLRTKRRIELTEAGQAFFDEARNVLEHAERATRRARDIGRGEAGRIDIGIVGSAMFDQPFPHLLSAFRKQHPGVHLAMHELPILRQIDAVPQRELDLAVVRAPLPNRLPEGVDHFPLSRQRILAAIPDSHRMASATSISLAELADDDFVSFLDPEGIGLGHDLIDVCRQSGFTPRVTQHVTEVGTMISLIAAGFGVSLLIDILTPIQFPGVRYIPLREEYHSWLIVVHRRFERSATVQSLLDGLRSIARD
- a CDS encoding DMT family transporter, whose translation is MASSSLNLALDAPHPVFSNRSLVFALATLCCLFWGSSYPAIKGGYALFEVVRGDIPSTLLFAGWRFTLAGLVLLAFARVGGASLRLSRRHWQGVVSLGLAQTTVHYVFFYVGLANTTGVKSSVLNGAVSFFGVFLAHYFVQGERVTLAKVLGCIVGFLGVLAVNFNPELLDLSFTLLGEGFVLIAAFIMAAGMVHGKSISRTLDSTVMTGYQLFIGGSVLLFAGTVSGGHLAALTPASAALMAFLVFNSSVALSLWSVLLKYNGVGMISVFNFLVPIFGAVLSAWFLNESVLEWKNLVALLLVCSGIWLVNRRR
- a CDS encoding EAL domain-containing protein, which encodes MIHLISTEDSAAIEEALRPREPETSAAPDGAQGKPQLLLVDDEPRMLDSLVALLDAEAYELSTAASGAEAYAHLQQRQFDLILLDLRLPDCSGHDIMAFVCANTPQTKVIIVSGETDIEGAVSAMKQGAYDYLRKPYSRTDLLKTVQHALAQRRLEGENQRISWQLECSEKLYRYLVDSSPDIIYTLDPDGRFTYVNSRIQKLLGYTPTELIGEHYSAIVHDEDLERARYVFNERRVGERASRNIELRLKNLHQDDERTFDNTFMTISFNSMGMYSQDRMAQNRQYFGTYGVARDITERKRAEQLISYQAYHDILTDLPNRILFKDRLGLAIAQSQRKCCDVAVMFIDLDRFKLINDTLGHVKGDELLQQAAARLKDCLRKSDTLARVGGDEFTVVLPELHSRQDAEIISAKFLEALRHPFFLDGIELYISASIGIAVYPHDGESIDELLRHADIAMYHIKGSGKNGYSFFDPSMLVATYQKVVLEKDLRHALDSNEFELYYQPHVDSRNGEIIGAEALMRWNHPERGLVSAGEFLPFAEENGLMIPISDWMLSALCRDLLKWKAAGLDAMPVSFNISPQYLDHRDCFDKISATLAHYGIAPSQVEAEITENLCIRSPLHAIEQLHKLSSLGVNIAIDDFGTGYSSLSYLHRFPVHKIKIDQAFVRAIESEQGHYPVILAIISIARGLNLQLVAEGVETETQIAYLENNGCTTIQGYFYSPPIPCQQFIRMAQEKLAIRA
- a CDS encoding HDOD domain-containing protein, translated to MQQVSNDIRSRLLSARLPAMPQILLKLMERCQNEGTGMSELADLIAKDPGITSKVLGVANSSAFHRNGRTLGLESALATLGTDMIRTLVINESVFQVFNSMNQTNGIDLRAFWKHSLTVAVIAKSLAADSGAVNPEEAYLAGLLHDVGRLALLSATDHEFAFLFFASDDDRLPDVESGQLNLNHTEAGAILADRWNLDSFLSDCLLYHHRSAAIDNAHPLVRTVILAHLISLRPDDDEMLTGTAAACGVAPADIAAIREHSHGKVRDYADALGIDLNGADDLVVPTDGWEIAGQLARLAEKNADAHPDEPGAVPQSPQETVQQALAEEVRNAMLAKELHQSLAARRKPLAAVMEAIAGSSRILFGIEEIILFRLNANGDALIGTPTTEHRQRLNGFALRTAGTSRLSQAARSQQAVIIEHEPESLDLAESQLMRLLGCDGLISIPVAHAGKPLGILLGGIHRAQIPGLRSRERFLHTFGAQAGTALDASDVVADGVPGIRQGGDAGTMPRKIVHESNNALSIIKNYLGVLEGKLDKHQIGAKEITVLHEEVDRVSHLINADSDDSMATDANAIIRNVVRMFADTRGSKSATLVSAEVEEERCEVACAAGALKQVFINLVKNAIEAIPEGGEVVLANKGSVHRDGQHYVELSVRDNGPGVPPETLSSLFTPVSTKKGGTHQGLGLSIVHDLIKHTGGHISCRSSARGTTFDMLFPAAANIKPEPPAGEIAP
- a CDS encoding ABC transporter permease; protein product: MIRPVDAIHLALRAIVAHRLRSFLTLLGIAVGIAAVILLTSIGEGIHRFVLSEFTQFGTNLIMIEPGKVKTTGPSPTGIPSSVRPLTLDDARALERLPHVAGISGVVWGNTEVRGNGRVRRTSVYGEGADMPKIYQIRIASGQFFPKEESENARPFVVLGAKLKTELFGAESALGARITISNYQFRVIGVLEPKGQFLGIDLDELAYIPTARALEMFNRDGLMTLVLSYDEGIAASRVAAAARTLLKARHGREDFTITTQEDMLRTLSKILDILTLAVGALGSISLLVGGVGIVTIMTIAVAERTSEIGLLVALGAPRRTILGLFLGEAVALSALGGAVGLALGIGLAQLIHLLVPALPVHTPIAFVLTAELVAITIGLLAGVLPARRAARLDPVDALRAE
- a CDS encoding ABC transporter permease encodes the protein MRLPDLIGFARGAAAGNPLRTALLILAMAIGVAAVVVLTALGDGARRYVVGEFSSLGTNLVIVLPGRSQTGGFNPGNAITNTPRDLTVDDAQALLRASAVRRLAPLAVGTSEISVGGKLREVMVAGTTAEFIDVRRLELAQGRFLAASDWRRGANEAIIGAKVREELFPATPALGQLVRVGDRRFRVVGVMAATGQGLGMNTDELVIVPVSLAQAMFNSNTLFRILVEAHSREAIETAKTQVTDIIKQRHEGEEDVTVITQDAVLATFDKLLGALTLAVAGIAAISLAVAGILVMNVMLVSVTQRTAEIGLLKALGATAATIRTAFIVEAAMLSMTGALIGYLLGEGGAALLRHLYPTFPAYPPDWAILAGLGTALITGILFGVLPARQAARLDPVLALGRR
- a CDS encoding ABC transporter ATP-binding protein, translating into MAALIELAGIERVFQLGDSAVHALTHLNLSVDAGEYVAVMGPSGSGKSTLLNLLGLLDHPNAGSYRLEGRDVTTLSPEEQARVRSQRIGFVFQSFHLVPRLTAAENIALPMTLAGIPPDERQRRVTRALADYGLANRANHRPNELSGGQRQRVAIARATIMQPAMILADEPTGNLDRATGEDVMRLLEELNSQGVTLIIVTHDLVLGARARRQLHMEDGSLRRDERTCASPT
- a CDS encoding efflux RND transporter periplasmic adaptor subunit — its product is MSPLARRSLIVLAAVAAVAAAVAWFGRPQPIAVLVKEIDRGKVEASIANTRAGSVEACQRTKLSTIMGGRIEILAVKEGDRVRKGQLLMKLWNDDQQAQRVLAETQVATARQRVAEACFQADNAEREATRQTSLRERGFVSTSKEESARTEAQARRASCDAAKADVIQFQAKVNATRIEQGRTVLYAPFDGTIAKIVGEVGEYSTPSPPGVPTPPAIDLIDDSCLYVKAPMDEVDAPKIVAGQAVRISLDALPKRSFPGKVKRVAPYITAVEKQARTVDIEALFDDPSAPGKLLVGYSADVEVILDARPDVVRVPTSALLEGGHVLIAGSQGKLEDRVVKTGLSNWEYTEVISGLAAGERVVTSLERVGVKAGVPYVVETTPAGK